The following are encoded together in the Kwoniella europaea PYCC6329 chromosome 1, complete sequence genome:
- a CDS encoding tRNA (5-methylaminomethyl-2-thiouridylate)-methyltransferase has protein sequence MALVGIRTILPGLGPSAGPSRIAPRYVPRKRIRTPVYGYASRTSIATTVSQREVDSLIPSLEDLGLQAGDDVTVAVSGGVDSATTLRMLCELPVNLDVIFMRNWDPLLSESPSSRADDPSYSFSYQSSNTKSGCQWEKDWDDVISLTRSIGISQDKVRLVDLSKEYWSRVFEPSINVWEGGGTPNPDVDCNREIKFGALMDHLPQHPRHFLATGHYGHVDHSSGQSRLMRAKDHTKDQTYYLSQMTESQLNRTILPLGKLTKSTVRQLANYWNLPNANKEESMGVCFIGERGKFGDFISQYTSPPNTQGHIVSLSGEVLGEHKGLWYYTIGQRAKIANQLKPLFVAKKGVGKDNNDILVVPGKDHPMLKCTSLTTDKFHWIHGSCPTEMIENDVERKINVQDRYRISPVFAKVREMNDGTGGVIIDLPEPLLGVSPGQVAAIWYGDWCLGSGVIRDTKCLGQESEIER, from the exons ATGGCTCTTGTGGGCATAAGAACGATTCTACCAGGCTTGGGCCCTTCTGCAGGCCCATCGAGAATTGCACCTCGATATGTACCTCGCAAAAGGATTAGAACTCCTGTATATGGATATGCGAGCAGAACAAGTATAGCTACTACTGTCTCACAGAGAGAAGTTGATAGTTTGATACCAAGTCTGGAGGATCTCGGGTTGCAagcaggtgatgatg TCACGGTAGCAGTCTCAGGCGGTGTCGATTCAGCTACGACACTGAGGATGTTATGTGAACTG CCTGTAAACCTCGACGTGATATTTATGCGCAATTGGGATCCCCTTTTATCTGAATCCCCTTCCAGTAGGGCCGATGATCCATCATACTCCTTTTCCTATCAATCGAGCAATACAAAATCAGGTTGTCAATGGGAAAAAGACTGGGACGATGTGATATCCTTGACACGATCGATCGGAATATCGCAGGATAAAGTAAGATTAGTGGATCTAAGTAAAGAATATTGGAGTAGGGTGTTTGAGCCATCTATAAATGTatgggaaggaggtggtACACCGAATCCCGACGTGGATTGTAATAG AGAAATCAAATTCGGTGCTTTGATGGACCACCTACCTCAACACCCAAGACATTTCTTAGCTACCGGTCATTATGGACATGTCGATCATTCATCTGGGCAATCAAGGTTGATGAGAGCAAAGGACCATACAAAAGATCAAACTTATTATCTGTCACAGATGACCGAATCGCAATTGAACCGA ACCATCTTACCTCTTGGTAAATTGACTAAATCGACTGTTCGACAATTAGCCAATTACTGGAATCTACCCAATGCAAATAAAGAAGAGTCGATGGGTGTGTGCTTCATAGGTGAAAGGGGGAAATTCGGCGATTTCATAT CTCAATACACCTCGCCACCAAATACTCAAGGTCACATCGTTTCTCTGTCTGGCGAAGTGCTAGGTGAACATAAAGGATTATGGTATTATACCATTGGTCAACGAGCGAAAATTGCCAACCAACTGAAACCACTGTTCGTCGCTAAGAAGGGAGTAGGTAAAGATAATAACGATATCCTCGTAGTTCCAGGAAA GGATCATCCTATGTTGAAATGTACGAGCTTGACCACCGATAAATTCCATTGGATCCATGGTTCATGTCCTACCGAAATGATTGAGAATGACgttgagaggaagatcaaTGTGCAAGATAGATATAGGATAAGTCCTGTATTTGCGAAAGTCAGAGAAATGAATGATGGCACTGGCGG CGTCATCATAGATTTACCTGAACCTCTATTGGGAGTATCACCAGGTCAAGTAGCTGCGATCTGGTATGGCGATTGGTGTCTTGGTAGCGGAGTGATACGGGACACAAAGTGTCTGGGGCAggaaagtgagattgagagataa